From the Mahella australiensis 50-1 BON genome, the window ATCCCTTCTTTTATAAAACATCCCAATATTCAGATTCAGTGACTCGGCGAGTTTCAAACATCTCTGAATTCCTCCCGCATCTGGTGCGACCACTATCATTCTAGAAGGATCAATAGAAATATCGCCCACATTTCTTACCAGCGCCTTCATCATCTGATAGTTGGGATACAGATTGTCAAAGCTGGTTAAGGGAATAGCATTCTGAACTCTGGGGTCATGAGCATCAAAGGTTATTATATTTTTTACACCGAGGTTCTCTAGTTCTCTTAAGGCCACGGCACAGTCTAGCGATTCCCGGCAATTGCGAGCATGCTGCCGTGACCCATAGAGCATGGTCATGATCACGCTGATCCTCCACGCTTTTCCGTTTATCGCCGATATTACCCGTTTGATATCCTGATAATGGTCATCAGGACTCATGTTCGTATCTATTCCGCGCATTTTATAGGTAATAGAGTAGTTGTAGGGATCTGACACGATGTAAATATCTTTTCCTCTTACCGATTCGGTGAGTACTACCTTTCCGTCACCGCTAGAAAATCTTGGATATTCCGCATCGATGATAAACGTATGATCGGTTTCACGCCACTGTTTTAAGTAAAAATCAATTTTCGAGCAAAACTTTTTCGTACCAGGCATGGATATAATCCCCAAATTACCAGAATATTCACCGTTCATGATTTTACCTCTTCCCCAAGAATGTGACTATTGTGATACCAATTTCTTACTAGATCAAAACATTGATCCTCAAAAATACTGATACCATATTCCGTATAGAGATGGCAGGGATGCAAGGTTCCCGAAGCAGATAGGTAAAAAATCTTATTTGCTGCTAAACATTGATTGTCCAGACTTTTAAAGTAATGTGAACACACGCTGGACGATATATTGACCCCATACTTTTCGGATAATCGCTGTATCTGATTTTCTATTTTATTTTTGTCAATCTGAAGTTCCAGCATTTCTTTATTGAGCGCCCCTTTCCCCCGCGGCGTTATGTAGGCGCACATGATGTTTTTCACACCTATCCCAGCTAAACAAGAAACCGTTTCCTCTATATGCCCGTAGTTCAATTTGCTGAGCGTAGTAATGACTTTCACATTCTTTACCCTTATTATTCTCAGAATATTATGAAGGATCGTATCGTAACAATTCTGTCCTCGGATATTGTTGTGGATATCCGCAGGTCCATCAATACTAGTAGTAATTGAATCCAACTTGTCTATCAACGGTTCGATAAGGGTATAGTCGTAATATAAATTGGTGACAATCCCGACCTTGATTCCCGCTTCCTTCAGTTTCGATACAATATAGTAAAGCATTTTATTCAGTGTGGGTTCTCCTCCGGAAATCGTCACCTTCATCACATCGTTTTTAGCAAGTATATCGACCACTCTATCAATATACTCAACGGTTGTTGGCTCTTCTACCTCTTCTTTACTCGCACAGCAATGTATACATTTCAGATTGCATCGATTGGTAATATCCCATTGTAATCTTATCCCCTTTTTCAATGGAACAAAACAGCAATTCATAAGGAACTCCTTTCTGAACTTATATTTTACAACGGATCATGATTTCACAATCACAACCAAGGATGAAAATGAGTTTGATGTACTTGCATAATTTCAATTATGTGCTAAAAAAGCAATTATAGCTCTTGCCATGAAACTACTTGTAATCATCTATACTATGCTTAAAACAGATACAAAGTATAACGAAAGCTGTTTTGAAGCACGCAGGCTTCAAACAGAGCAAAAGCGAGTTGCAAGAATGGTTTATGAACTTCAAAAACTTGGTTTTGAGGTAAAGCAACCTGTATAATTGAAGTATTTTCATTATACCGCATATCTATCTGGCAAGTATAGACAATTATACTTGCATAGGGTAGTATTGTCCTTTTTAGGATTAATATATTAAATTGTCAAGGAGCAAGCCTTCCAAGAGTCTTTGAGGTCTTGGAAGGGGGTTAAGTTATTTTTTTAGTAATTCTTTATATGAATCCTGCATTCCGCAAGCATATTTCATCACAACCATTCTACGCTACTACACACTTATTATATCATGACGCACCTTAGAGCGCAACATAAAAGAACAAATTGAGCAATTTGCCCTTGACACACCGAATGAAGCAGCTATTGCATAATTTGTCAATAGCGGATTTAAATTGACCCACCCGGGCTTTTTAAATTAAGCATTATCACGCTGACTAGCATATAGCCCGGCTTTTAATCTGTCCTTTAGACGGTAGCTGTTGCCCCTTATGTTAATTATGTGAGCATGATGTAATAATCTATCTAATACCGCAGTGGCAAGCACAGGATCTCCCATTAGCTCCCCACATTCCCCAAAGCCTTTGTTGCTTGTCAGAATTATGCTCCCTCTCTCATAACGAGCACTTATTAGCTGGAAAAAGAGATTCGAACCCAGACCATCTAATGGAAGATACCCTACTTCATCGATTATAAGAAGCTTAGGCCTCGTATATATTCTCATTCGCTTCTCTAATCGGTTCTCTTCATAGGCCTTCTTGAGGTCTTCAATAAGCCTTATAAGGCTGCTAAAATAAACCGATATCCCCTGTGATAGGGCTTCCATAGCAAGCCCTACAGCAAGGCGCGTCTTCCCTACTCCAGGTGGGCCAAGAAATATTACGTTCTCCTCCCGGTGAACGAAGGCCATCGTGGCTAACTCCTTTATCGCTTTCTCATCAATACTGGGTTGAAAGGTAAAGTCAAATTCCTCCAGAGTCTTTTTATACGGGAGCCTGGCAAGCTTCGTCCTTACCTCCATATTCCGCCTTTGCCTTTCAACAAGTTCGGCTTCTAGAAGGTCGTTTAAAAAATCAACGTACGTACTGTTTCGATGCTGAGCCTTCTCAAGTAGGGCATCAAGGAGGGACGCTGCATTTGAAAGACCTAGTTCTTCAAGGTGAGTCCGAGCTTTTTCAAAGTCTATCATGCCCTATCTACCTCCAGAAGGCTTTCATAAATCCCCAGAGAACGCTTCTCTACTTCCAGGAAAGACGATTTAATTGCTATTGGCTTAGGATAAATCATGCCCTCAGCTTCTTTAAGGCCTTTATACTGATCTTTGATAAAAACTATACTCCTCGAACGGTAATGTTTTTCGTGGGTCGCTATCACCTTTCCTTCATAAAGGATTTCAATTTTGCTGTTTTTATCCCTTACAATCACCTCTTTCCCGCTATACTGCCACGGCACACCGTACCTCACACCGTCAAAGCTCAACAGACCATCCTTGTGAACCTTTCTTACTTCTTCCATGAATTTTTGGTATCTATCAGGGGCAGGCAGGGGTTTAAGGTTTTCTTTTTCCAAGCGGTCAATAGGCCTTTCGCCAGTAGTGCCGTGTATCCTCCTGTTTTTCTTTTCACACCACGCTATCGCCTGACGGTTTAAATCACCGTAGTCTGTAAACCTCCTGCCCGCCAAAAAGTTATTTTTAACAAACCCTATACTGCTTTCTACCTTGCCTTTAGTCTGCGGACGCCGTGCCCTACATACCCTGGGAATAAATCCAAGAGTAGCACCACATCTTCAAATGTGGAATTCCATATCGGCTTGTTGTTCTCATCAGTGCCAAGTATTACGGTTTTCATTCTATCAGTGAGCACTATGTCAGTTACTCCGCCAAAGTATTCAAATCCGTGGATAAGACAACGAATGAAAGTATGAACATTGCAGCGGTTTGTAAATTCCACGTATATGGCCCTGGAATAACCCAATACCATGGCAAAGATATAAAGTTTACGCATTTCACCGCTCTCTTCATCAATGTAGGTATATTCACTCCAGTCAACCTGGGCTTGTTGGCCTGGTTTGGTTTCATAGCGGCACACAGCAGGAACCTGTTTGGTAGGCCTGAATGGCCTTACATAGTCCCTCAAGATGGTACGGCCGCCAGTATAGCCCTCCTCTCTAATCCTTTCATAAATAACCTCACAATTGAATATCCCTGAATTTATCATCTGTTGAATAGTATCCTTGTAGGGATCAAGCTTTGAACCCCTTTTAGGATGCGGTTTCCTTTGAGGGATACCGTATGCTCTGAGGTATTTTCTCACAGTATTTCTTGAAAGACCGGTTTCTTGAGCGATTGCGCGAATACTCTTGCCCTTTGCTCTTAATTCGTGTAACATGATAATAGATCCACTCCCTAGCATTTATTTCCCTCCGATCTTTTTATAGGATTAATCAGAGGGATAATTCGCCAGGGGGTGGGTCAATTCCTTCTCGTTATTCCTGGGTCAATTATACACCGGCGGTGACACTTTGTGAATTCGCCTGGGTAATAACCCGCCAAAGGAAATCGTATCTCTGTGCCTGGTATTGGAAGATTAAGCAGCGTAAAGGTCCTAAAAAAGCAATTATAGCTCTTGCCAGGAAACTACTTGTAATCATCTATACTATGCTTAAAACAGATACAAAGTATAATGAAAGCTGTTTTGAAGCACGCAGGCTTCAAACAGAGCAAAAGCGAGTTGCAAGAATGGTTTATGAACTTCAAAAACTTGGTTTTGAGGTAAAGCAACCTGTATAATTGAAGTATTTTCATTATACCGCATATCTATCTGGCAAGTATAGACAATTATACTTGCATAGGGTAGTATTGTCCTTTTTAGGATTAATATATTAAATTGTCAAGGAGCGAGCCTTCGCAAGAGTCTTTGAAACCTTGGAAGGGGTTAAGTTATTTTCGTAGTAAGGAGCAAGCCTTCCAAGAGTCTTTGAGGTCTTGGAAGGGGGTTAAGTTATTTTCGTAGTAATGTACAATAATGTCACTATATCGTGCATTATGTTATGCCTTAACTCTCTTTAGGCTCTCTATTGAAAGCTATGCGGATTATGCTGGAAATATATTGAATTTCCAGTTATTTTTGAAAACTTTCCATATAATCGGCCGTCAGATCATGTAGCATCTGCGCATCAATTTTCCCCGTGATTTTAATTTTTCTAGAATTCCTCCTCATGATACAACTGATCAGGTATCCATCACTGGTAATTCCCAGAATGTTTTTTCCCGCCATACACTGCTTGTTGTCACACACTTTACGTATATTTTTCGTATTTATGATGATTCCTGTGACAGGTCGCAACCGCTCAATCAACAACATGATATCCTTACATTGGGCATCTGTCAGTAGAACGCTTTTTACATAGTCAACATCATTTGCTATATCTGCAATAATATTTGCCACCGCAATTGAGTCAACGCGTAATTCCTCTGCAAGAGCTATGATCTGCTCAACAAATGGATAATTATGGGAGTTTAATGTGCAGATCAGGTGAACCGCGATCCCTTGGAAGACCAACTCCCTAATATTCTGAATTACCTTGTCAAAGTCATCTCGGCCTCTGAGCACCCGATACAACTCGCGATTGTGAGCGTCAAGCGACACGGAGATTTCCGAAACATACTTCTTGAGATTGCTGATTTTCTCTTTATCCAGCAACGTGCCATTAGTACACAAATCTACGCAGTATCCTCCTCGCTGGATCATATCCATAATTTCAAAAATATCCTTCCTGAGGAATGGCTCCCCCCCCGTCAAAATGATATCTTTTATCTGAAGTATTTTTAGATTATCTAGTATTTTCTTGACGTCCTCAATGGTTATATTGTTGGTCCCCTTTGCATGACAAAATGGGCATCGCTGATTACACATATCCGTTATTTCCCATAAGATCCTATACTTGTTTTTATCGCCATTTCTGAAGCAGCATGACAAATCGTAACTCATAATAATCCTCCAAACTAATTGAAGCCCTGTACAAGTGTGCCGACAAAACATACACGCTAGACGCCAAAGAACATAGTGGGCAGATATCCATGATGGATCGACTGGAAAGAATCAACTTTTGAAATTCGAACCTTGAAGTCCGGCACATAATTCTCCGGCCGATATAAACAATACGGGTCCCTGCTATTGAAGGAACCATACCACAGATATCTTCTGTCATACACTCCTCCACGACATTTGTCCACATACCTGCACTGTGCGCATTCGGCTGGCGTATCAAACTCGATACCCACGTTCGTTGAATCTATTTTGCTCAGCACATGGTTCTCCAGTATATTGAATTTTCTGAATTTCTCTTTGAGCAAATAGGTGGAAGGTGTTATGCTTCCATCTGGAAGGATGCGTAGGCTCTGAAGCCCGGACGGGTCAATTTGCTCATAGTCATCGCATAACACGGAAGCGAACAATGGATCATCGATGGCGATGATTTTATGATTTTCATTAATCCATTTCAATGCGTCTATTATTTTTGAAAAGTCAGCGATAAATCTTTTTGAATGGTCATTAATGCCATCCGTAGGCCTGAATATATTCAGTCGCAGTTTCGAATGGTATGCCTTAGCTATATCGAATAGTCCACTGATGTTTTGTATCTCAAGAGTTAAATTTGTTCCCATAAACACTATGGTCGATATTATACCATTCGTTTCACAATATGAAAGCGTTTTGATAGCCAATTCATACGCAGAATCAAACCCCCTGAACGCATTGTGTTTGGACGGTATGCAGTAATCTAGTGAAACATCAATTTCCGAAATACAGTTTTTTACAATTCTATCGAATTCGGCGTTCTCACGGACCCTCTTTACCAGATATCCGTTTGTTGTAAGTGCCTGCCGAATAAACGGATAATGGGTGCCAATATAATCCACTAACCTAAACCAGTCGTCGCTAAGCGTGTTTTCGCCAGTACCATAATTGATGCTATTTACGCTATCGCAATTCTGATCGATAAAATTCTTCCATTGTGAAAAAGAAAGCTGCTGCACTTCCTGTCTCGTTTTTTTGCTGTAACAAAATTCACATTTCATATTGCAGCTCGATATGACACCCCAGCCGATGTTCCATTTCATAACAAATCCCCCTATCTCAATATTTTGATTTATTTTTCACCCTCGTTCTCAGAATTTCTTTAGATTTCTCCAACTTTCATCGGTTCTGAAAATGAGAGTGTTTGCCCTATTGCAGATATTCGCATTCGCTGCCTTTTAATTATTAGGTATTTGGCATAAGTGGGATTGTCAACCCCGAAGCCGTCAGGGCACAAAAAACTTGCCTCATCTATTTTCTTGCCTGATACCCAGGCAGGTTTTTGTACGGGTTGACAAGACTGCATTGTCAAAGATAATTCCCATAAGGCAGCATATATCATTTATTTTATCCGGGTAGATAACCACCTTTTTGTCCCCCTCATTAACCCTATCATGCCTCACATTCCTTCGTACTATGTAGGAGGACCGGTGGAGGCTCCTTTTGCTCGTATGCAGGGTCTATGCCCTAATGGAGGAAATTCTGCCTACTCCACCCGGTTCCCCTCTTTTACGCGGCCTGTGCTATTTGTTGCTTTCTTATGCTTCCCAACACTTCAACTGGATCGTATTTCTCTTTTTTTGTACCCAATGTATAGAGAAGCCGTATTAGTTTTATGCTTATTACCAGTGAACTACATCGCCAATTTATTGGCGAGCTTCGGATTCCCGATGAAATGATGTCCATTCCATCGGTACATCTCCAGCGTGTCCAACGCCACTACTGCTGGGTAGGTAATACCTACTCTCCACAGATACTTTAATACGCGGCACCTTGAATATTTTACACAGCAAAGGATTACTTGCTGCAACCGCCAAATATTCAGTTTACAACGTAGGACATAATGTACTGTAGCTACCTTGCCATTTTGCGCAACATGTGAATATACGGTACACCATTCCACATGGCATACACCTGTGTACAGGCTACAAGACTACACCTTGATTATACCATAATATGTTTTTGATGGCAAGCAATTAATGCCCAGCGAAAACGGCTCTCATCTCTCCAATAAATTGGAGAGGATTCCCGCCGCACATCCTAAGGCCTGCTCGTATAATGAAGATGTCCAAAATTTCATGGAATTTGGAGTAGCGGTTCCTGCCTCTAAAGGTATATAATATACTTATATCAGAGAAACAAAATGAGGAGGAACCGTTTAATGGAAGTATATCACAAACTAAAGTAGTTGACAAGGGATCTTTCACCTCAAACAGAGATTTCGCATCTTTTCCTCAATTGAAAAAGTAACTTCCACCCCTATCACATCCAATAGTGGAAATTAATCTTACAAATAAAAGGATAGACCTTAATTATACAAAGTGTTATACTATATTTGGCATTTGTCCATACAGTAATACCTGCCTGTATTTGAGGAGGTTTTGTTATGCCCAAGTCTAAACATCTTACTCTCAGTGAAAGAATCACGATTGAAAAATCACTTAATGATTCTATGTCATTTAAGGCAATTGCTAGATTACTCGACCGTGATTGTACTTCTATTGCTAAAGAGGTCAAAAAACATATCGTATACAGAAAAGCTGGCTGTTACGGTAAGTCATTTAATGATTGCATACATCGTTTCGATTGTC encodes:
- the prs gene encoding ribose-phosphate diphosphokinase, giving the protein MNGEYSGNLGIISMPGTKKFCSKIDFYLKQWRETDHTFIIDAEYPRFSSGDGKVVLTESVRGKDIYIVSDPYNYSITYKMRGIDTNMSPDDHYQDIKRVISAINGKAWRISVIMTMLYGSRQHARNCRESLDCAVALRELENLGVKNIITFDAHDPRVQNAIPLTSFDNLYPNYQMMKALVRNVGDISIDPSRMIVVAPDAGGIQRCLKLAESLNLNIGMFYKRRDTTHVTEGHNPILFHKFLGDNLFGKDVIIVDDIMDTGESLIDSFTELKRGGAKRVFAFITFGMFTNGYECFEVAYRNHLFDKIFVSNLIYRQEEHIAREWLVDVDLSKYAAYIIESINKEISISKILDPKTKISKLIESLK
- a CDS encoding radical SAM protein → MNCCFVPLKKGIRLQWDITNRCNLKCIHCCASKEEVEEPTTVEYIDRVVDILAKNDVMKVTISGGEPTLNKMLYYIVSKLKEAGIKVGIVTNLYYDYTLIEPLIDKLDSITTSIDGPADIHNNIRGQNCYDTILHNILRIIRVKNVKVITTLSKLNYGHIEETVSCLAGIGVKNIMCAYITPRGKGALNKEMLELQIDKNKIENQIQRLSEKYGVNISSSVCSHYFKSLDNQCLAANKIFYLSASGTLHPCHLYTEYGISIFEDQCFDLVRNWYHNSHILGEEVKS
- the istB gene encoding IS21-like element helper ATPase IstB, with the protein product MIDFEKARTHLEELGLSNAASLLDALLEKAQHRNSTYVDFLNDLLEAELVERQRRNMEVRTKLARLPYKKTLEEFDFTFQPSIDEKAIKELATMAFVHREENVIFLGPPGVGKTRLAVGLAMEALSQGISVYFSSLIRLIEDLKKAYEENRLEKRMRIYTRPKLLIIDEVGYLPLDGLGSNLFFQLISARYERGSIILTSNKGFGECGELMGDPVLATAVLDRLLHHAHIINIRGNSYRLKDRLKAGLYASQRDNA
- a CDS encoding radical SAM protein, whose product is MSYDLSCCFRNGDKNKYRILWEITDMCNQRCPFCHAKGTNNITIEDVKKILDNLKILQIKDIILTGGEPFLRKDIFEIMDMIQRGGYCVDLCTNGTLLDKEKISNLKKYVSEISVSLDAHNRELYRVLRGRDDFDKVIQNIRELVFQGIAVHLICTLNSHNYPFVEQIIALAEELRVDSIAVANIIADIANDVDYVKSVLLTDAQCKDIMLLIERLRPVTGIIINTKNIRKVCDNKQCMAGKNILGITSDGYLISCIMRRNSRKIKITGKIDAQMLHDLTADYMESFQK
- a CDS encoding radical SAM protein, producing MKWNIGWGVISSCNMKCEFCYSKKTRQEVQQLSFSQWKNFIDQNCDSVNSINYGTGENTLSDDWFRLVDYIGTHYPFIRQALTTNGYLVKRVRENAEFDRIVKNCISEIDVSLDYCIPSKHNAFRGFDSAYELAIKTLSYCETNGIISTIVFMGTNLTLEIQNISGLFDIAKAYHSKLRLNIFRPTDGINDHSKRFIADFSKIIDALKWINENHKIIAIDDPLFASVLCDDYEQIDPSGLQSLRILPDGSITPSTYLLKEKFRKFNILENHVLSKIDSTNVGIEFDTPAECAQCRYVDKCRGGVYDRRYLWYGSFNSRDPYCLYRPENYVPDFKVRISKVDSFQSIHHGYLPTMFFGV